One Streptomyces sp. CG4 genomic window, CCTCGCCGACCAGTTCGGGGTCGAGCGCGGAGGTGGGCTCGTCGAAGAGGATGATGCCGGGGCGCAGCGCGAGGGCGCGGGCGATGGCCACCCGCTGCTGCTGCCCGCCGGACAACTGGCGCGGATAGGCGCCGGTGCGGTCGCCGAGGCCGACCCGGGTGAGCAGTTCGCGGGCCAGCTCCAGCGCCTCGGGCTTGGTCAGCTTCCCGGTGGCGACGGGCGCGGCGGCGACGTTGTCGAGGACGGTCAGATGCGGGAAGAGGTTGAAGTTCTGGAAGACGAAGCCGATCCGGCTGCGCTGGGCGAGGAGGGCGCGCTCGCTCAGCTCCTTCAGCCGGCCGCCTCTGCCACGCGTGACGCCGATCAGCTCGCCGCCGACACTGACCTGGCCGATCTCGGGCTTCTCCAGGTGGTTGACGACCCGCAACAGGGTGGACTTGCCGGAGCCGGAGGGGCCGATGACGACGGTGACCTCGCCGGGGCGCACGGTCAGGTCGATGCCGTCGAGTACGCGCTGGGCGCCGTACCACTTGTGGACGTCGCGGATCTCCAGCGCGGCCGGGACCGGCGCCGGTGTGTCGGTGGTGGTCATACTGCGGCCTCCCTGCGCAGCCGGGCCCGGAACTCGGCGAGGCCCGCGCGTGCCTTCTGCAGCGGAGTCGGCGGCAGGGTGCGGGTGGCGCCCCGCGCGAAGTACCGCTCGACGTAGTACTGGACGACGGACACGGCGCTGGTGAGGATCGGGTACCAGACGGTGGCGACCAGCAGCAGCGGCACGATGTCGCCGGGGTACGTGCTGCCCATGGTCTGCACGGAGCCGAACAGGTCGAGCAGCGAGACGTAGAACACCAGCGAGGTGCTCTTGATCAGGCCGATGAGCTGGTTGACGTAGTTCGGGGTGATGGACCTCAGGGCCTGCGGGAGGACGATCCGGCTGAACTGGTAGTGCCTGGGCAGGCCGAGGGCGGCGGCCGCCTCGTGCTGGCCCTGGTCGACGGAGAGGACGCCGCCGCGTACGACCTCCGCCGCGTACGCCGCCTCGTTGAGGCTGAGCCCGACCACGGCGACCGTCATGTCGGTGGCGAGGCGCGACTCGTCGAAGGTGACGAAGGCGGGCCCGAAGGGGATGCCGAGGCTCAGCGTCTTGTACAGGGCCGAGAAGTTGTAGAGGAAGATCAGGACGACGATCAGCGGCACCGAGCGGAACAGCCACGTGTAGGTCCAGCTCACGGCGCGCAGGACCGGGCTGCCCGACTGCCGGCCGAGGGCCAGCAGGATGCCGCCGAAAAGGCCCAGCACGGCGCTGAGCGCGGTGACTTCGAGGGTGACGAGAAGCCCGTCGAGGACGGTGGGACGCAGGAACCAGTAGCGGAAGCGGTCCCACTGGTAGAACGGGTTCGTGGCCAGTCCGTGCAGGATCTGCACGACGAGCACGAGGACGACGGCGGTGGCGATCCACCGGCCGGGGCGGCGCAGCGGCTGAACCCGCTGTGCGGATACGGATGGTGAGGGGGCGTCGGCAGGTGGTGCCTCGGCGAGCGAGACGGCGGCGCCTGGGGGTTCACTCATGACGGGCTCCGGCGGAGTCGGACGCCCCGGGACGCGCGGCGGACGCGTACGGGTCGCGACGGCACTACGGCACGAGGCGGCGCACGGCAGCGCGCGGGAACCGGGGACTGGGCGGGCGACGGCACACCGCGGGGGCGGTGTGCCTCAGGAGCGCGAGGCTCGAACGGGACGGCCTGGAAGGAGACGGCCGGGAAAGTGACGGCCTGGAAAGGGACCAGCCGGAGGGAGACGGGCTGGAAGGAGACGGGCCGGAAGCAGGCGTCAGGCCCG contains:
- a CDS encoding amino acid ABC transporter ATP-binding protein, with protein sequence MTTTDTPAPVPAALEIRDVHKWYGAQRVLDGIDLTVRPGEVTVVIGPSGSGKSTLLRVVNHLEKPEIGQVSVGGELIGVTRGRGGRLKELSERALLAQRSRIGFVFQNFNLFPHLTVLDNVAAAPVATGKLTKPEALELARELLTRVGLGDRTGAYPRQLSGGQQQRVAIARALALRPGIILFDEPTSALDPELVGEVLAVIKDLATSGTTLVIVTHEIGFAREVADRIVFLDAGRIVEQGPPQEVLDRPGHQRTRDFLAKVL
- a CDS encoding amino acid ABC transporter permease, translating into MSEPPGAAVSLAEAPPADAPSPSVSAQRVQPLRRPGRWIATAVVLVLVVQILHGLATNPFYQWDRFRYWFLRPTVLDGLLVTLEVTALSAVLGLFGGILLALGRQSGSPVLRAVSWTYTWLFRSVPLIVVLIFLYNFSALYKTLSLGIPFGPAFVTFDESRLATDMTVAVVGLSLNEAAYAAEVVRGGVLSVDQGQHEAAAALGLPRHYQFSRIVLPQALRSITPNYVNQLIGLIKSTSLVFYVSLLDLFGSVQTMGSTYPGDIVPLLLVATVWYPILTSAVSVVQYYVERYFARGATRTLPPTPLQKARAGLAEFRARLRREAAV